Within the Rosa rugosa chromosome 2, drRosRugo1.1, whole genome shotgun sequence genome, the region CAGCCAACAGACTGAGTCTATTCGTAGGATTTTGGGGGAACGGAGTATATTTGAGCTGAGTGCCGAGGATCACAAGCGTGTAAGGAGTGCTCTTATGCTGTTTTTAAAGCCCGAGTCACTGAAGCAATATGTGGGGAAAATGGATGAAGAAATCAGGGAGCACCTTGAAATGCATTGGCATGGAAAACAACAAGTAACAGTAAGTTAGCTACCTTTTCATCAGCTAATCATTTTCTGTAATTATAGGCAGCTAATTGAAATTAATAAACTTGTGAAACATGAACCAGCCAGCTGCAAGAAACCTCCCAATTTATCCAATAATATTGCTTGTAAAACCCATTTTTTCTCATGTAGTAACAAAAATGCTGaactgaacaaaaaaaaaatagagatgGTCTTTATTTAACAAACCTTTTGGACTGTTGACAGGTCTTGCCCCTGATGAAGAACCTCACGTTCaacataatatgctctctactTTTTGGGCTTGAACGAGGAACCCGCAGAGACGAATTCGTCGAGTGTTTCCAAACAATGATAGAAGGAATGTGGTCAGTGCCAGTTAACTTTCCCTTCACGCGTTACAACAGCAGCCTCAAGGCAAGCAAGAGGGTTCAAAACATGCTCAAGCAACTTATACGTGAAAAGAGGGTAGAGCTTCAGCAAAAAAAAGCTTCTCCACAACAAGACCTCATCACTTGCTTCCTCAGCATCCGAAATGATGAAGGCAAAGAAGAATTAACAGAATTGGAGATGGTGCAAAATGTCATGGTAGTCATGATTGCAGGACATGACACTTCATCTGTTCTGATTACTTTCCTTTTGCGGCTTCTAGCTAATGAACCAGTTGTTTATGCATCCCTTCTTCAAGGTACGCCTAAACAAGTCGATGGTTTGTTCACATTTCTTGCCTAAAAAGGATTTATTCGACCATTGATGCCTGTTGACTTTTGGTTTACAGAGCAGGAAGAAATAGCTAGAAGCAAATCGGCAGGAGAGTTTCTAACATGGGAAGAACTTGCCAAAATGAAATACACATGGAGAGTAGCACAGGAAACTCTGAGGATGACTCCTCCTGTCTTTGGTGGCTTCAGGAATGCTATCAAAGATATTGAGTTCGGTGGATTCCTCATTCCTAAAGGGTGGCAGGTAAGTTCAAATTTACAAAAAGCATAACATTGCATTGTCATTATTTTCCATTGTTGTTCTCCTCCAAACGAATCCTAGATATGGATATAGTGCTTTTGTTCATAG harbors:
- the LOC133733665 gene encoding beta-amyrin 28-monooxygenase-like, which encodes MNSLFAVFLFLIPIFLLLTRRKKSSDRLPPGSLGLPLIGQSLGLLRAMRANTAEKWLEQRIKKYGPVSKLSLFGKPTVFIHGQAANKFVFTSDGSTISSQQTESIRRILGERSIFELSAEDHKRVRSALMLFLKPESLKQYVGKMDEEIREHLEMHWHGKQQVTVLPLMKNLTFNIICSLLFGLERGTRRDEFVECFQTMIEGMWSVPVNFPFTRYNSSLKASKRVQNMLKQLIREKRVELQQKKASPQQDLITCFLSIRNDEGKEELTELEMVQNVMVVMIAGHDTSSVLITFLLRLLANEPVVYASLLQEQEEIARSKSAGEFLTWEELAKMKYTWRVAQETLRMTPPVFGGFRNAIKDIEFGGFLIPKGWQIFWVAPMTHMDDSIFPEPSKFDPSRFDKQASVPPYCFIPFGGGPRVCPGYEFARIETLIAMHHIVTQFTWKLNADNHFSRDPMPVPTGGLPIEIMPRT